From a single Muntiacus reevesi chromosome 14, mMunRee1.1, whole genome shotgun sequence genomic region:
- the LOC136146590 gene encoding uncharacterized protein, with amino-acid sequence MGANNSSLTPLNCILKNWDRFDPQGLKKTHLVFLCDTAWPRYPLENGERWPVGGSLKYNTVLQLDRFCKKQGKWDPEKYIRAFKGVTLHYDLTWKDVMYILGQTLTPDSKARVLGKAVAYGDEWLGNESVGKREDEITALPTGSQAVPATEPDWDYNTAKGRWDQSHFVRCILEGLRQARSKPLNYGKLADIEQEEKEAPGKFLDRLREALRRFTEIDPESEEGKVILKDRFLTQSAPDIRRKLSKRAYGPNQSLDNLLQLAQTVYYGREYEEKKERQRKTKEKAEALAMAMKTVLKQPEKNAQRDPGEKGWACYGCGKEGHLKRDCPQASKPPPAPCPVCKGPHWRRDCPQRRRSQGSDSQDNQD; translated from the exons atgggagctaacaattccagcctcactcctttgaactgtatcctgaaaaactgggatagatttgatccccagggcttaaagaagacacacctggtcttcctatgtgatactgcatggccgcggtacccactggagaacggcgaacggtggccagttggagggtctcttaagtataatactgttttacaattagaccggttctgtaaaaagcaagggaaatgg gacccagaaaaatatattagagcttttaaaggtgttactctgcattatgaccttacttggaaggatgtgatgtatatcttgggacaaacgttGACTCCTGACTCAAAAGCTCGAGTTTTGGGTaaagcggttgcttatggagatgaatggcttggtaatgaatcagtgggaaagagggaggacgagataactgccctccccactgggagtcaggcggtcccagctacagaaccagactgggactataacactgctaaaggaagatgggatcagagtcattttgtcagatgtattcttgaaggactcaggcaggcgcgttctaagcctttaaactatggcaaactggcagacatagaacaagaagagaaggaagctcctggtaaattcctagacagactgagagaagcccttcgcagattcactgagattgatcccgaaagtgaagaggggaaagtgatcttaaaggatagatttctcactcagtcggctccagatattcgccgtaagttatcaaaacgggcgtatggaccaaatcagtctttagataatctgttacaactggctcagacagtctattatggtagggaatatgaggaaaagaaagaaaggcagagaaagacgaaggaaaaggcggaagccctcgcaatggctatgaaaaccgttcttaaacagcctgagaaaaatgcccagagggacccaggtgaaaagggatgggcttgctatggctgtggaaaggaggggcatctcaagcgggattgccctcaggcatctaagccgcccccggctccatgtccggtctgcaagggaccacactggaggagagactgcccccagaggcgtaggtctcaggggtctgactctcaagacaatcaggactga